The Thamnophis elegans isolate rThaEle1 chromosome Z, rThaEle1.pri, whole genome shotgun sequence DNA window GAACAAATATGATAAATTAGCCTTCCATAAAACAGAATTCCACATCAGGAGAATTAATGGATGCATGGATATATAGATAAAAATGTAGCTTTCTTATGGGCATTCCTTTAGGAGAAATGTAGCCTCATTTGTCATGGCAGGTTGTAAGACATATTGCTTTCCACCATTTTCTTTGTgattaaagaaacaaacaatttaCCTGATTGTGCAAATcctgttggaaatgtaataaatataccCTCAATTGTTAATGTGGTGGAATATGCAGTTATGTCAAGGATATTTTGATATCTTTTCCAGATATGGATGATTGCCTTCTGTGTCCACCTGATCATTATCCAAATAAAGACCATGATTCATGCATTCCCAAATACATAAGTTACCTATCTTATGAAGAAAATCTAGGCTTTGGACTGAGCACTGTGGCTTTTGTGCTTTCCTTCAGCACAATTTCTGTACTTGGAATCTTCAGGAAGTACCACAATACTAccattgtcaaggccaacaaccgcagcctctcctacaccctcctcatctccctcctcctctgcttcctttGTTCTCTGCTCTTCATTGGCCAACCCACAAAAGTGACATGCCTCCTTCGACAAACAGCTTTTGGAATCATCTTCTCAGTGGCACTTTCTTGCCTGTTGGCTAAAACTATCATTGTGGTTCTTGCTTTCCTAGCCACCAAGCCAGGATCACAAATGAGGAAATGGGTTGGAAAACAATTAGCTCTTTCCATTGTGCTCTTCTGCTCCCTTATCCAAACTCTCCTTTGTGTGATCTGGTTATCCATCTCTCCTCCATTTCCAAATAGTGACATGAACTCTCTAAACAATGAAATCATTCTAGAATGCAATGAAGGATCTGTTGCAATGCTTTATTGTATCTTGAGCTTCATGGGCCTTTTAGCTATTGTTAGCTTTGTTGTAGCTTTCCTATCTAGGAAATTACCAGACACTTTCCAGGAAGCCAAATCCATCACTTTCAGTATGCTagtcttttgcagtgtctggttGTCTTTTGTTCCTGCCTACGTGAGCAGCAAAgggaaatatatggtggctgtggagatctttgcCATCTTGGCTTCCAGTGGGGCACTATTAGGTTGTATCTTTGTCCCCAAATGCTATATTATTTTGTTGAGACCTGATctgaataaaaaggaacatttgaTCAAAGGAATCAAGTAAATGACATTGTTTAATTAACTATTTTGCCTCCTAAAATATTATATAATCTCCACATCTATCAATATTATGAGATAATGTAAGTATATACacagagatacatacatacatacatacatacatacatacatacatacatacacacacagacacacacacagacacacacagacacatatgggatgcgatggctcagtgtctaagacactgagcatgttgatcagaaaatttggcagtttgactgttcgaattcctagcactgcataatggagtgagctcccattacttgtcccagcttctgccaacctagcagttctaaagcatgtaaaaatgcgagtagaaaaatggggaccactttggtgtgtcggtaacagcattctgtgcgccttcagcatttagtcatacctgccacataaccacagagatgtctttggacaccactggctctttagctttgaaatggtgatgaacattgtcccctagagtcaggaacgactagcacatatgtttgaggggaacctttacctttaactgtgtgtgtgtgtgtgtgtgtgtgtgtgtgtgtgtgtgtgtgtgtgtgtgtatgttgtggcccagcaggatccggttgagcttgttaggaatataatctaacggttgggttagcaatatatcatgtaacaatgctgtacctgtttctttaaatcatactgtaaaatgtgattggttgctgtttcctcaatcagccataagagggagccagaatgactgttagctctctgttaaatgctgggctgatctgaactgagtgttttggaagctggctgttagaaagtgccatgagctattgtaagttttgcaactgctagcaaactttgaataccagattgtttgtatgattatggactatgttatttggattatcccttaactgaaagacattgatgactgattgtcttaaccgtgtatgacttggacttcATGCAGTGttaagaagaatagaaaaggggaCTGCTgtatattgtttaatggactgctaaattggcaaaatagTTGGCTAAATtgatcacgcccacccagtcacatggccaccaagccactcccagccgatcacatgaccatcaagcaactcccacctggtcatatgaccaccaagccactaagccattcccacccagtcacatgactgccaagccacacccacaaaataatctagattatctagactcctttcagtctggtttcaggcccgggtacagcacggaaactgctttggtcgccctgaccgatgatctctggcgggccagggatagagggtattcctctatcctggtgcttcttgacctctcagcagcttttgataccatcgaccatggtatccttctgcaacgcctgggggaggtgggagtgagaggtaCCAtattaaaaacttggctgttttggcagggctgggactgttgacctcactgttgagatcTGGCCCCGACtcgaatgaatgtatgagggttgactgttgttttaaattgtattgttcttatactttttatattttctttgtaagccgcccggagtcctttgggattgggcggcatataaaagctttaaagaaataaataaataaataaataaataaataaataaataataaataaataaataaataaataaataaataaataaataaataaataaataaaataagccatgcccacagaaccagtagtaaatgtttttgaaacaaccactgtattgcaggctacttctgctaactgccgggtgcctgcaattcggcagattgaatctcaccaggctcaaggttgactaagccttccattcttccgtaaaatgaggacccaaattgttgtggtGATATGCTGATTCtaaactgctttgagagggctataaagcactgtaaagtggtatataagtctaagtgctattgctattatgtaggagtcatagctggctctataaacAAAAGAGGAAATACAAATCTTACGTCCTTGTCTGAGCTAATTTGGTCAACCTCTGATTTATCGTTTAAGGATGTCTGAAATTAAAACCCAcctttctcctagaaaaatgaaatatcctgggaaatattgaaaaggaagaatattatacttccctgGATAAAAAATGGAgtaacatgtttttaggcaggaaacagactcactcttaatagcccccacttttagcaatgactttaactttaactttaaattttaataaatttatatgccgcccaatcccgtaggactccgggcggcttacagaaaaagttaatataggagttaaaatgaagaacaatttaaaaagaaacaatttaaaaagaatgcactatacactcaatctgggtggggaTGGGCCTCATtcctgaagtcaacagccccaggcttgccggaatagccaggttttagtggcttttcggaaggccgagagagtggggagggtccagatctctgcaggtaggtcgttccacagggtcagagcagctacagagaaggccctctccgaggagccgccagccggcattgtccattACAGGCCTGAGTcagcctattctacataagaAAGATCTACCTCCCTTAGGCAGACCCATCTGCAACGGAtattcaccacatggcatctgggaactcaaccaagcttgggactcaaaagacagacagcctacaaagttagctaagactcctgccccttgggagtctgacaaccaatctggatgcatttcttgcacaggaactgGAAGCTATGGAATGGGGCCAAATGGAGGGTATAAGAAACTCAGGGACCCTCAGCAAgaccctttttttctcttctttttgttcACTCAACATGTTCAAAACATTTGATCCCCTTTTCAcctaggacctcaagccatgtggtcctgtccaccattaaaaaccatctttccaaacagcctccatgtttccagtgtctttttcccctcttggaattgaatccagaaggacatttcttccaacaaggagAGGATTACAAGTAACTCAGAACTCATCACCAGATGTATAGCCAACCTCTAGATCTGTTTGCAGATCTTCAACAAGAAAGATCCATTAAGTCTAAGTAATTCTAACTGTTTTTTTCCACCCTAGAAAAATGTTTGTTGTTGAATGGCTATGAGAAGGAGACTCTTCATATTACAGGCTCCCATCCCCCTTCATTTATAGGTAGCAGgttgattttatattaaaaagatgttgacacactctagaaagaatgcagagaagagcaatagaaATGATTAGGGAACTTGaggttaaaacatgaagaatggttgcaacaATTAGGTGTGTggggttgtggatgctccaacaaaggtttaagagaaaaaatggacaaccatgtgtctgaaatggttcCCCTACAAAtgcgcgctccactaaagcgtgcccgacaaaaccgcagtgacaaaaccgcggcgacaaaaccgcgagttctaaattgcgccaacgaatgagcgcagaagcgcgccgacaacagtgcgccaacagggacttcctgggaggagcttgctgatggtggcagcttaaaattagctgcccccgaattcatggtcacgtatctgtttagatgatcatccatctgacgtcttaacagagaagaagaagggaagaagatttagttttgctggcaaatgcccttcgatttttgcagcttttgtgcctgcagagagagagGGGCGCAGAACGGCGTccatgctgggaacttcaaactgccctgtgcagtacaaagtaagatctctcccactcagttcacagctttgatttatttgattttaatacaagctGAATCCGTTCAcgtggacattaattgtttaccaagatcatagcttctttttttttacaagatcttcctctgaaaatctatttacttagaggcttttaaaatggcgccgagccagCTGGATTCTCCGGTAACAATGATTATCTTCTTAATTTCCTTGTTAAATGCTACAGAActctaaaacttcaaaggagtGTCTTATCACCTgtttcacaatcggccagcagaaactttttaattagtttcatttttacaagacttcctttctctcattaatcttgcttaatGGAATTTAAATTGCTGGAATTTAAAttgtgatgaatctgctgaactgtcttgttacaatgcttattctctgaaagttttgccaagcctcaaatttcaaagtaaagggagaaattcagcatctttacttatagctgcacagtcaggcagcagagttttattaattgctggaagataaaatttggaatggcctcaaaaccaaatttTAATCTGAAACTGTCGCCCTCTAtccccaggggcacatccccagtgcctggcacaaggttgcagcctccgctccgtatgccccctgctggagatttgttaacgaaagaattctttttgagtgaattaagtgtggctcttaacacagagacaattaaaatggaagataaacttagagatcttaaagaggagataaaacaggagataaaacaggagggaaaagaggaaataaaagaaataaaaggggaaataaaaggggaactaaaaggacttaaacaggagttgtatgagaaaatcgatgccagggttgttaaaattaaagatgaaacagTGCGCCAAAAGAAGCACGCTctacacctaaccctaaccctaaacctaaacctaaccctaaacctaaccctaaacctaaccctaaccctaaccctaaacctaaccctaaacctaaacctaaacctaaacctaaatctaaacctaatcctgaacctaaccctgaacctaaccctaaacctaaccctaaaactaccCCTGaaactaacccttaccttaacttaaatcgtgcttccgtcggcgcgctgttgtcagcgcgctgttgtcggcgcattgatgatgtTGCAGGTTTGTTGCCATGGTTTCATCGCCGCACTTTAGTCGGGCacacatttgtcaggtcacgtctgaaatagtatagggtttcctgcttgaggagggagtTAGATtataagatctccaaggtcccttgcaattcAGTTAGTCTGTTATTTCTAATCTAGTTATATCATTCTACTTGACTTATTCTTTGAACTGGGAGTTAAGTTCATAATTAGGCTACATTAATAAAGACAGTCAAAGTTAAATCAGTCATAGTCATAAGAGTCATTTTCaacatattttaatgaaaagcacATTGACTACTTTTTAAAGATATTCCTAATTATTGTAGTTCCGTATTCTGAGAACTCAATGATTTAGCTAAACATTTTTAACAACATAATGAAAATGAACTGTCAATTTGCCAACAAATTTATCCACTATTAATATTTTAGGATATCAAGGACCATGTGATTGCTTGTTGCCATCTTCATCTCCACATACAAAGAGATATGTGGCAagtgaaaagtaaaaaaataaaaaaatctattatctaaaaataataattaaaaaatacattaaaagaaaaaaacaaatacatttaaaggGCAGACTCAATGAACTATTAGCTTTTTTTCTCCCatagttttctatgtttctatgaaAGTACATTTTCCCATAACCTAATCATAGTTGTGATTCATACTGGCATATATTGGTGAAATACTTTTATCCAGTTAGACTAAACTATGATATTTTTTTGGATTTCATAATCTTCAGACCTATCCTGTTAATCTTTATGGGTGATGTATatcattattcatttatttatagtgCCTAGCTGCAAAGTCATGAGTTTTTCCCGTGTCTTTGGTTTCCTAGATATTGTGTCTAACAACAAAACTCACTTTTCCTTAAGCAGCCTATCAAATGTTCATATGCTGGAGCAAAGCTTAATTGAGCCAATCTCTATAAATTATTTAGATCTTTGAGAATTAGAATGGATTTACTTTGAGTAATGTTAGCTGGATCCATTATATCGATCCAAGAAATGTATATGGTTGGGAAAAGGAAACAAGGGTAATAGGGTAGGAGAAGGTACATTCTCAGAATCAAAGAAAATTGAATTATGCTGTGCTATAGATACTTTGTGAAGGTATGACTTTGTAGAAAAGGCTGCCATAAGAGATAACAGCAGTCATGAAAGTGGTCAGGGGAAGGCAGTGCTTCAACTTCTGGGTCATATATTAAAGACAAAAAGCAGTGATAGAGAATTCTGGTTGGAGAAAGCAAAAGACCCTCATTGATGTCACTTTGTATTATTTTGTTAGAGTAGGGGGAAGGCTGCATTGAATCAATGAGCAAACTGAATTTCATATtcaggattatttttttcttaactgtTCCTTTGTATTCAGATCAGGTCTCAGAATaatgatgtagcatttgggggaaaagatgcagCCCAGTAATCCAGCTgctgaagccaaaatggagaagatctccacagccaccatgtatttccccttgGTACTCAAATAGGTTGGAACAAATGATATCCAGACActacaaaagaccaacatgctgaaggtgataaatttggcttcattaaaactATCTGGTAACTTCCTAGCTAGAAAGGCTACTGTGAAACTGACAGAGGTCAAGAGGCCCAGAAAActaagaacaatataaaacattgTGGTTGAACCTTCATTACATTCTAGGACAATTTCTTCAGCTACAGAATGCATGTCAGaatctgggaatgggggagaaattgTCAGCCACACTGTGCAAATGGTAAATTGTGTTAGGGAGCAAAATAGGACAATAGAAAAAGCCAGCCTattccccacccatttcctcattttggaACCTGGCCTGGTAGCCATGAAAGCAAGAACAACAATGATCGTTTTCCCTAATATGCAAGAAAGGGCTACAGAGAATATGATCCCAAATGCAGCTTGTCGCATGAAACATTTTCCTTGGTCAGGTTGCCCAATGAAGAGCAAACTGCACAGGAATGAGAGCAGGAGAACAATGAGAAGAATGTAGGTGAGGCtcctgttgttggctttgacaatgggagtgtccCATTGTTTAATGAAGATCCCCAGCACCAAAGCTGtgatgaaagaaaggaagagactaACACTGGCCAAGGTGATTCCCAGTGGCTCATTGTAAGACAGgaaggttgttgtttttaaaatacaaagatttTGAGCCTTATTTGGATATTGGTCTTCTGAACATTGAAAGCAGTCAACTGCATCTAGAAAAACAAAGCATCATGGTCAATTTCTATTCAACGCTCAGGTAGCAGGACTGAGAGTTAATTATTGGACTTATTTTTCTCTAATTAAGTAATGCCTATTtcagtgggtaagatgctgagcttgttgatcagaaagctcggcagttcagcagttcgaatccctagcactgcataacagagtgagctgcgattacttgtcccagcttctgccaacctaccagttcaaaatcatataaaaatgcaagtagaaaaatagggaccacctttggtgggaaggtaacagccttctgtgTCCCTTCGgaatttagtcatgtcagccatatgaccacagagaagtcttcggactcttcagctttgaaacatagatgagcaccaccctttgGAGACcgaaatgactaacacatatgtgcaaggggaacctttacctttcatttatattttgtgTGATTCTATAAATATGCAGATCTTCTGACACTTAGATATTGTTTGTGGTATCCCTTTCATTTTTAGTATTTATAAAGCTATTGTCAACCCTGAAACCATTTTGGAGCATCTTCAGAGCTCCCACAGTGAGGCTTGTTGGAGCTGTGGGAATGGGAGGGCgggtagagatagctggggactTGTAGCTAAAATAAAATTCTTCCTCCTAGGAATCAAGGATGCTCCCACCAGGTGCTGGGGAGGCATTGACTGAAACCAACTGGAGTTGGGACTGTGACctggttggaccatgtgatggacatatggACTCAGAGAAGTCAGGTTTTCACCAGATGTGCCAATACAACATGCCTAATAAATTTGGACTTTGAGAAGCACTTTGACCTCAGAGTTTTGATTGTGTTGGATCTattgtttggaaccctgacagatatTTAATTGGTTTAATCACCACATTACAAGTCAGTTGTAGAACGTTTGGAAATAAGCATTTTGAATCACAGTTAAGAAGACTGAATAGTTTTGCACAACACCGCTCTTACCCATCTGGTTTGAAATTTTCCCTTTTGCACATGGAAGGCAATCATAACAGCAAAATGGCTTCCCTT harbors:
- the LOC116521834 gene encoding vomeronasal type-2 receptor 26-like, whose translation is MPPRLFSCSEDHRTGAVCSMCRRRTLHVQPLNSNDVSGFYQFLEERNPLLVKNDDSLREIWQQAFNCFFPSFTSEMTDVDICTGKEQLETLSMTVFEMQMTAHSYSVYNAVYAIVHALHAMKSSVFNQRSKIDRGRQSLNQQSWKIHPFLRRVSFNTSSGAIISFDENVSSIHGQIQPISLCNDKCHSGYRKTKKESKHFCCYDCIPCSEGKISNQTDMDDCLLCPPDHYPNKDHDSCIPKYISYLSYEENLGFGLSTVAFVLSFSTISVLGIFRKYHNTTIVKANNRSLSYTLLISLLLCFLCSLLFIGQPTKVTCLLRQTAFGIIFSVALSCLLAKTIIVVLAFLATKPGSQMRKWVGKQLALSIVLFCSLIQTLLCVIWLSISPPFPNSDMNSLNNEIILECNEGSVAMLYCILSFMGLLAIVSFVVAFLSRKLPDTFQEAKSITFSMLVFCSVWLSFVPAYVSSKGKYMVAVEIFAILASSGALLGCIFVPKCYIILLRPDLNKKEHLIKGIK